One region of Aeromicrobium sp. Sec7.5 genomic DNA includes:
- a CDS encoding DUF881 domain-containing protein, with translation MRDPDEQPEGEPEVDRADDVAEGEVREERPPVVRQRSRQLLTAALLALLAFTVTVQLGQDEADGYQNLRSVELVELLKTLDATNGRLSDQIEDLTATRNDLRTSTDASQTAQREAQRRLDDLSILAGTVGATGPGVRLTLSDPDGTIGASLLLDTVQELRDAGAEAIVINGFARVVARTWFADDDESGGVLVSGRAVEGPYVIEAIGDPATMAPAIDFRGGIADRVESRGGTLSVERVDSITITALADVVTPEYARGDS, from the coding sequence ATGCGTGACCCCGACGAGCAGCCCGAGGGCGAGCCGGAGGTCGACCGGGCGGACGACGTCGCGGAGGGCGAGGTGCGCGAGGAACGTCCTCCGGTCGTGCGCCAGCGTTCGCGCCAGCTGCTCACGGCGGCACTGCTGGCCCTGCTGGCCTTCACGGTCACGGTCCAGCTGGGTCAGGACGAGGCCGACGGCTACCAGAACCTGCGCAGCGTCGAGCTCGTCGAGCTGCTGAAGACCCTCGATGCGACGAACGGGCGCCTCTCGGACCAGATCGAGGACCTGACCGCCACGCGCAACGACCTGAGGACCTCCACCGACGCGTCCCAGACCGCCCAGCGGGAGGCGCAGCGTCGACTCGACGACCTCTCGATCCTGGCCGGGACGGTCGGGGCCACCGGCCCGGGCGTGCGGCTGACGTTGTCCGACCCCGACGGCACGATCGGCGCCTCGCTCCTGCTCGACACGGTGCAGGAGCTCCGCGACGCGGGCGCCGAGGCGATCGTGATCAACGGCTTCGCCCGGGTCGTCGCCCGGACCTGGTTCGCCGACGACGACGAGTCCGGGGGAGTCCTGGTCTCGGGCAGGGCGGTCGAGGGGCCCTACGTCATCGAGGCGATCGGCGATCCGGCCACGATGGCACCGGCGATCGACTTCCGTGGCGGGATCGCCGACCGAGTCGAGTCCCGAGGTGGCACACTCTCGGTCGAGCGTGTGGACAGCATCACGATCACCGCCCTGGCTGACGTCGTGACCCCCGAGTACGCTCGGGGCGATTCCTGA
- a CDS encoding small basic family protein: MIPILGLAVGVAVGLVLQPEVPVALQPYLPIAIVAALDAVVGALRALGERRFDDRVFVVSFVSNVLIAAFIVFLGDQLGVGSQLSTGVLVVLGIRIFANAAAIRRRVFHA; the protein is encoded by the coding sequence ATGATCCCGATCCTCGGCCTCGCCGTGGGCGTCGCGGTCGGTCTGGTGCTCCAGCCCGAGGTGCCCGTGGCCCTGCAGCCCTACCTGCCGATCGCGATCGTCGCGGCCCTCGACGCCGTGGTGGGCGCCCTGCGCGCGCTCGGCGAGCGGCGTTTCGACGACCGGGTCTTCGTCGTGTCCTTCGTCTCGAACGTGCTGATCGCCGCCTTCATCGTGTTCCTCGGCGACCAGCTGGGCGTGGGCTCCCAGCTGTCGACGGGCGTCCTCGTGGTGCTCGGCATCAGGATCTTCGCGAACGCGGCGGCCATCCGTCGCCGGGTGTTCCATGCGTGA
- a CDS encoding DUF881 domain-containing protein, which yields MRPDRSGAPGTRTPRPERTPYSREATGLLDQIAERALDDDYYVVRPGRYSRSRGLNTAATALVLTLFTLMVTITAVQYYQDRPSRSETREALLADIQQGQAQQSDLQLQVAALEAEVASLRGDLQRTPAEVADDVAVGASEVRGDGLRITIDPADGVALGDGELRALVNELWIGGAEAIAINGQRWGALTSLRAAGGAITINFTSIGGPYVFSVIGDRDAIRERLETSGEDGYWERRENQDELTYDVLDADDQVLPAAPGHRTTITRATPAPAEEGTS from the coding sequence ATGCGCCCCGACCGGTCGGGTGCCCCCGGCACCCGCACCCCCAGGCCCGAGCGCACCCCGTACAGCCGCGAGGCCACGGGCCTGCTCGACCAGATCGCCGAGCGCGCCCTCGACGACGACTACTACGTCGTGCGGCCGGGCCGCTACTCGCGATCGCGCGGACTCAACACGGCGGCGACGGCCCTCGTGCTCACGCTCTTCACCTTGATGGTGACCATCACCGCGGTGCAGTACTACCAGGACCGTCCGTCGCGCAGCGAGACCCGCGAGGCCCTGCTGGCCGACATCCAGCAGGGCCAGGCCCAGCAGAGCGACCTGCAGCTCCAGGTCGCGGCGCTGGAGGCCGAGGTCGCGTCGCTGCGCGGAGACCTGCAGAGGACGCCCGCCGAGGTCGCCGACGACGTCGCCGTGGGTGCGTCGGAGGTCCGCGGCGACGGTCTGCGCATCACGATCGACCCCGCGGACGGGGTCGCCCTGGGCGACGGAGAGCTGCGGGCCCTGGTCAACGAGCTCTGGATCGGCGGGGCCGAGGCGATCGCGATCAACGGGCAGCGCTGGGGGGCCCTCACGTCGCTGCGGGCAGCCGGCGGTGCGATCACGATCAACTTCACCTCGATCGGTGGACCGTACGTGTTCTCGGTCATCGGCGACCGCGACGCGATCCGCGAACGCCTCGAGACGAGCGGCGAGGACGGATACTGGGAGCGGCGCGAGAACCAGGACGAGTTGACGTACGACGTGCTCGATGCCGACGATCAGGTGCTGCCCGCAGCCCCTGGACATCGCACGACCATCACCCGCGCCACCCCGGCGCCGGCCGAGGAAGGAACCTCATGA